A region from the Penaeus monodon isolate SGIC_2016 chromosome 17, NSTDA_Pmon_1, whole genome shotgun sequence genome encodes:
- the LOC119583652 gene encoding extracellular serine/threonine protein CG31145-like, translated as MRFPREQQTLKNHFYFTDFERHNAEIAAFHLDRLLGFRRAVPIVGRNLNMTRELYALAQGDLLKTFFISPDGNLCFHGKCSYYCDTAHAICGNPDMLEGSFAIFLPGKEAAPRKVWRHPWRRSYHKRRKAQWEVDDDYCELVKEVHPYNEGRRLLDIMDMSILDFLMGNMDRHHYETFKMFGNNSSPIHLDHGRGFGKPYHDEISILAPLYQCCLIRHSTLSTLLRFHTGPQHLSEAMRASMSVDPINPILWEPHMVALDRRLNIILQIVRECVEKAQDPLHVIINDFH; from the exons GTTCCCACGTGAGCAACAGACGCTGAAAAATCACTTCTATTTCACCGACTTCGAGCGCCACAATGCGGAAATTGCTGCCTTTCATCTGGATAG GTTGCTGGGCTTCAGGCGAGCTGTGCCAATAGTAGGAAGGAACTTGAACATGACCCGAGAGCTCTATGCTTTAGCTCAGGGAGATCTGCTCAAGACCTTCTTCATTTCTCCTGACGGAAACCTCTGCTTCCATGGAAAGTGCAG TTACTATTGCGACACTGCACATGCTATTTGTGGAAACCCTGATATGCTTGAAGGATCCTTTGCCATCTTCCTGCCTGGCAAGGAGGCAGCTCCTCGCAAAGTATGGCGACATCCCTGGAGAAGGAGTTACCACAAGCGCCGGAAGGCCCAGTGGGAAGTCG ATGATGATTACTGTGAACTGGTAAAAGAGGTCCACCCGTATAATGAAGGCCGACGGTTGCTGGACATCATGGATATGTCTATTTTGGATTTCTTGATGGGTAACATGGACAGACATCACTATGAAACTTTCAAG ATGTTTGGAAATAACTCATCGCCCATCCATCTTGACCACGGACGAGGCTTTGGCAAACCATATCATGATGAAATATCCATTCTTGCCCCATTGTACCAGTGTTGTCTCATACGACACTCTACGCTTTCAACTTTATTAAG attCCACACTGGGCCACAGCATCTGAGTGAGGCCATGAGAGCTTCCATGAGTGTTGATCCAATTAATCCTATTCTATGGGAGCCTCACATGGTAGCCTTGGACCGTAGGCTTAACATTATCTTACAAATTGTGCGGGAGTGTGTGGAGAAAGCCCAGGATCCATTACATGTCATAATAAATGACTTTCACTAA